DNA sequence from the Suttonella indologenes genome:
AGGGCATTTGGCAATCTCTGCACTATCTGCGCTTTTTCAAAGATATTTACCGCAGCCATCGCCTCAATCTCAAAATCTATCTGGAAGCGCGCATTTACGAACGCGTTTATGAAATCGCCGCCGCAGAAGCAGCGCAGAAAACCGATAACCTTTGGCATCAGTTCTTCGGTTCGCGCAGTGCGCAAGACATCGCACAGACCATTGCCCGCCACAGCGCCGTCAATGCCAGTACTCTTATTTGGGCTTATTTGTGGAAAAAGGGGCTCTTATGGATCATCGTACTCATCACCTATTACCTGCTCGCCCGTTTTCTCGTGATTCCCTTTCTTATCAGCCAAGAAACGCAACTCAGCTTATTAGATACCCTGATATATCCGATAGTCTTCACGCTGAATTATTTCGTGCATGGGCTTTATCACCCCTGATATCTATCTCCTGTTTTTCGGCTATAAACCTTTAATATCACTGTGATCATGCACCCACAACCCTAAGCCGATAGCTCGCGGACCGATATGCGCACCCACAACCGGTGTAATCGGATAAGCAGGCACTTTTACCCCGTAGCTGCGCTGCAATTGATCTTCCAGCCTTTTGTATAAAGCACTATCGCCGCTATACATGCCGATAATTTGCGCGCGCCGCCCTTCCTGCGTTTCTTTCGCCAATTTCATTAAATGCTCAATCGCATTTTCAATTTTAGCGATTTTGCCGGCCTGCTTGAGCGAACCGTTATGGAAATGCAAAATAGGCTTGATATTGAAAATCGTACTTAAAGCGCCTTTCATCGTGGAAATACGCCCGTTTTTCACCAAATATTGCGTGGAATCCAAAACAAAGAAAATGTGCATCTGCCGCGCCATCACCGTTAAACGCCGCACAATCTCCAAAGGCGTGTAATGCTCATTAAGCATTTGATTGGCTTTTAGAGAAAACAAGCCTTCCATAATGCCGACAGTGCCGGTATCTACCACATGGACGGTAACCTGCTTGCGCATCAAACGCGCAATATCGCTCACATCGGCATAAGTGCGGCTCAAGGTAGAAGAAATCGTCGGCACGATAATATCGGTATAGCCTTTTTTGGCCAAATATTCAAACGTTTCTACAATAGATTCCATATCAGGCGGCTGTGTGCTAGGCAATAATTTAGGGTTATTTTGCATCCAACGGTAAAAGCTTTGCGCGCGCAGATTTTGTCCGTCTAAATAATCATTATTAGGCGGCGTGTGGACATGTAAACGCAAGACCTGAATATTTTTAGGCTTACCTTCAAAATCATCTAAAGAAGAAGTGGACGCGCAGACAATCGCACATTGGTGTTTTTTGCTTTGCATAGAAATAAAAGAATGAAAATCAGCGTATTTTATCTAAATTTTGAAATTTTGCACGGATGTTTTTTGCATGAGCAAAAAAACTGCACGATGAAAAAATTTCACTACTCCTGCAGTCTTGCCAACGATTGCACGACCACATAATTCTGCTGCTGCCATTGTAAAATCTCTTCGTTTTCCAATTGGCGAATCAGCCGCGACAAGGTTTCTGGCCGAATAGCCAAATACTGCGCCAAATCTTTTTTCGGCATAGGGATATACAAACGATAGCCGTCGCCGGCATTGACGGGCAATTGCTGACGGATATATTGCACAAAACGGCTGCGTGCATCTAAAACGCTCAGCATCTCAATCTGCTGACTGAGCAAATGAATATGCTCGCAGCATTTTGCCAATAAGGCGACCGCCAAATCCGCATGTTGGCTAATCATCTTGCGGTAAAAATGGCTATTAACCACTAATAATTTGCTCGGCATCACTGCCATCGCATTGGCGGGATAGCTATCGCGCGCCATAAACATCAGGGCTTCGGCAAAGCTGCTGCCCTTTTCAAAAATCCTGACGGTTTTCTCCTTGCCATCTGGTGCACTGAAATACAGACGCACCGCCCCTTCCAAAATAAAGAAAAAAGCAGAAGTCGCTTCATTCTTATTAAAAATAAGCGCATCTTCTTGGTACTGCTGCACACGGCTATTGGCAAGCAGGCTTTTCCTTTGCTCGGCATTTAAGGGAGCAAATAAATGGTGATTCTCAATCTGCGCAAGGATTTCTAATTCCCGCATGCATTTCCCTCAATTTACTGAAATTATAATAAAAATAGTAATCCCACTATTTCTGTCGCTATTATAGAACATACTTAGCATATTCGTTAAGCACTCTTTAATTGATAACTATACTCGGGAAAGGTGACAATCAGTATAAAGCGACAAGTCGCAGAGAGTACGGCAAGATGAGCCAAGGGCATAATTTTTTCAAGTCTTCGACTATATGATTCTATAGTCAATTCATGACAAATACGAACATTATATTTTTAACCTTAGCTTAGGCGTTTATGCCAGAAAGCACTCGCATGACAAATTGTGTTGGATATAAATATCTAAACTACTAATTTATAAGGAATTAGGTCGGATTCTTGAATCCGACAAATTTATATTTTAAGTAATATCGGATACAAGTATCCGACCTACCCGATTGAAAAAAATGATTAATTTTTTCATGAATTGACTATATATTTCTATAGTACCTTAACTTCAAAATGAGACTTAGAGATACACATTTTGTCAGGAGAAGCGCTTAGAATAATCTCATTTTGAAGTTAAGAGACTATATTTGGCAAAAGCAAAACTCTTATACAGATATTTAAGCCGTTATAGCAATAAAAAACGCTGCCGAAGCAGCGTCTTAACTCAGTTTAGCGCGGTCTGCTATTTGCTACGCGCGCTTTGAGTTTTTGTCCGGCTTTAAAGCTCACGACGCGGCGGGCGGTAATGGGAATTTCTTCGCCGGTTTTCGGATTACGACCGGGGCGTTGGCTTTTTTCGCGCAGTTCGAAATTGCCGAAACCCGATAATTTGACTTCTTCGCCGGAAGCCAAGCAGGTGCGGATTTCTTCGAATAGTTCGTCGACCATTTCGCGCGCATCAGGACG
Encoded proteins:
- a CDS encoding DegV family protein; the encoded protein is MQSKKHQCAIVCASTSSLDDFEGKPKNIQVLRLHVHTPPNNDYLDGQNLRAQSFYRWMQNNPKLLPSTQPPDMESIVETFEYLAKKGYTDIIVPTISSTLSRTYADVSDIARLMRKQVTVHVVDTGTVGIMEGLFSLKANQMLNEHYTPLEIVRRLTVMARQMHIFFVLDSTQYLVKNGRISTMKGALSTIFNIKPILHFHNGSLKQAGKIAKIENAIEHLMKLAKETQEGRRAQIIGMYSGDSALYKRLEDQLQRSYGVKVPAYPITPVVGAHIGPRAIGLGLWVHDHSDIKGL
- a CDS encoding Crp/Fnr family transcriptional regulator; the encoded protein is MRELEILAQIENHHLFAPLNAEQRKSLLANSRVQQYQEDALIFNKNEATSAFFFILEGAVRLYFSAPDGKEKTVRIFEKGSSFAEALMFMARDSYPANAMAVMPSKLLVVNSHFYRKMISQHADLAVALLAKCCEHIHLLSQQIEMLSVLDARSRFVQYIRQQLPVNAGDGYRLYIPMPKKDLAQYLAIRPETLSRLIRQLENEEILQWQQQNYVVVQSLARLQE
- a CDS encoding integration host factor subunit alpha — translated: MTLTKADIVESIITQVGLARPDAREMVDELFEEIRTCLASGEEVKLSGFGNFELREKSQRPGRNPKTGEEIPITARRVVSFKAGQKLKARVANSRPR